A stretch of the Coprobacillus cateniformis genome encodes the following:
- a CDS encoding Ig-like domain-containing protein, whose protein sequence is MKELRKVFCVFAVFVLMLSLGIVGHAETGFNHALTFSISYNGNDWTPYSPTPLQFGGFDKTYITLENDSQDVYLKIDSFVENNQQLDASDIHVSFQNDWGVYSVELDSNKCTKIPASVLNQSRDSYSYLSIQSAGLNNNANIDFGEKSGSSFDRSLFAGTYVDSKDNSIVIDKNGKVTIQDMTVSDNHLDSYHIIHSDGSVKYNHQLYVYTYSTCLLFNYDQKNSIIEFEQIMSNNTQLPSFLYKGAKFKKEIQAEKITLNKSKLLLENGKEFQLLATISPSQATSKIMWITSDSSIAEINEQGVVQGLKEGNAVITASSAGQSATCNVTVVKPIIISSLPAIDESLDSTQVTVDQKSLEVLKELLNSVIDSNVPEGAMSSDTINAIEQALTHGKPITIEPTAKMIDKNSIDQVTIDKIEILLDNLSLQNKSQIKITQYLDLSVVLKTGSDILGNVSVLPNNTEWTVKIQQNLLSNQRKFHIIRVHNGNAELLPVTIQNDMISFQTDRFSTYAIAYEEEMESTQNFHTVTFVDMNNHILKTENVRHGEAATPPLVPYVEGYEFVKWDDNYQNVVKDMTIKAIYKPMKSNDNSSHLEDKDTVRTEDSTLFIFYLISLISSLFVLGYYTKTKNH, encoded by the coding sequence ATAAAACATACATCACTTTAGAAAATGATTCACAAGATGTCTATTTAAAAATAGATTCTTTTGTAGAAAATAATCAGCAGCTTGATGCTTCTGATATTCATGTGAGTTTTCAAAATGACTGGGGAGTTTATAGTGTGGAATTGGATTCTAACAAATGTACAAAGATACCTGCTTCTGTATTGAATCAATCTAGAGATTCTTATAGTTATCTTTCAATCCAAAGTGCTGGGTTAAATAATAATGCAAATATTGATTTTGGAGAAAAGAGTGGAAGTTCTTTTGATCGTTCTCTTTTTGCAGGGACATACGTTGATTCAAAAGATAATAGTATCGTTATTGATAAAAATGGAAAAGTGACTATTCAGGATATGACTGTATCAGATAATCATCTTGATTCTTATCATATCATTCATAGTGATGGTTCTGTAAAATATAATCATCAATTGTATGTATATACGTACTCTACATGTTTATTATTTAACTATGATCAAAAAAATTCTATTATTGAGTTTGAACAGATAATGAGTAACAATACTCAGTTGCCATCCTTTTTGTATAAAGGAGCGAAGTTTAAAAAAGAAATTCAAGCAGAAAAGATAACTTTAAATAAAAGTAAACTCTTATTAGAAAATGGAAAGGAATTTCAACTCCTTGCAACTATAAGTCCATCACAAGCCACTTCAAAAATAATGTGGATTACTTCTGATTCATCAATTGCAGAAATTAATGAACAAGGAGTTGTTCAAGGGTTAAAAGAAGGTAATGCTGTCATTACAGCATCTTCAGCTGGTCAATCAGCAACTTGCAATGTAACAGTGGTGAAGCCCATTATCATATCAAGTCTACCAGCAATAGATGAATCACTTGACAGCACACAAGTAACAGTGGATCAAAAATCATTAGAAGTCTTAAAAGAACTATTAAACTCTGTTATTGACTCTAATGTACCAGAAGGTGCAATGAGTTCAGATACAATCAATGCTATTGAACAGGCATTAACTCATGGAAAACCGATAACTATAGAACCAACAGCAAAAATGATAGATAAAAATTCTATTGATCAAGTTACAATTGATAAAATAGAAATACTTTTGGATAATCTTTCTTTACAAAATAAAAGTCAGATTAAGATTACTCAGTACCTTGATTTAAGTGTAGTCTTGAAAACTGGAAGTGATATTTTAGGAAATGTTTCTGTGTTGCCAAATAATACAGAATGGACAGTTAAAATTCAACAGAATTTATTGAGTAATCAAAGAAAATTTCATATCATTCGTGTGCATAATGGAAACGCTGAATTGCTTCCTGTAACCATTCAAAATGATATGATAAGTTTTCAGACAGATCGTTTTTCTACTTATGCAATAGCGTATGAAGAAGAAATGGAAAGTACACAAAATTTTCACACTGTTACATTTGTAGATATGAATAATCATATATTGAAAACTGAAAATGTGAGACATGGAGAAGCAGCTACACCGCCATTGGTACCGTATGTGGAAGGGTATGAATTTGTAAAATGGGATGATAATTATCAAAATGTTGTTAAAGATATGACTATAAAAGCAATTTATAAACCAATGAAATCAAATGATAATTCCAGTCATTTGGAGGATAAAGACACTGTACGAACAGAGGATTCCACTTTATTTATATTTTACTTGATTTCTCTTATATCTTCACTATTTGTTCTAGGTTATTATACAAAAACTAAAAATCATTAG